The Proteiniphilum propionicum genome contains the following window.
ACCGGTATTTTACGAACGAACAGATAGCAACTGCAGAACTAAGACACGAACTCGCGGCTATCCCCGGGCAGGAACAGATGAAAAGAAACAACGTGGAGGCAACCATCTTTCAGTATTGCTTCCATACGAGGAACAACAAAACACGATACAGAGGTTTGCTCAGGCACAAATTATTTACTTTCGCCAGATGTTTATGGATAAACCATGTCCGCCTTGGAAATTATCTGATAACAATAAGTCAAAGAGCGCATGAAAATGGTTTAATAACCGATTTTCGCTATATAAAGACCTCCATAAGGGAGAAACTTTTTATCGTGTTTGATTTTTTACTTCCTTGCTTCTCAAAAATAGGAAATGAAAAATCAACGAATTACTTTTTTAAACTTAAAATTGCCACTATTTAAAGTGGACTCATATATGGGATTGCAAGTCCTCTTTATGAAAAGATTACAATTGATTTAGGAGAGCGTTATGAGCGTGGCAAAGAGTTTGTAATTGATGCTCGTGGTGTATCGAGAGTAAACAATTACATTCAGAGTGCCACGTTAAATGACACTTCTCTTGAAACATTCTGGTTACTTGCTTCTGAGCTGCTTAAAGGTGGTGAACTTATTTTAGAAATGGGCCCCGAAAGAAATACTGACTGGGGAATAGGAGTTTATGAAAGATGATATGAATAATATAACTGACTTTGTTTATAAAGTCATATGAGTTAATACGAATAAAATTACAATTAAATAAGACTGATTTATGAGAGCTATATCGATACTAACATTAAGTATATTAATAATTTTAACCTCCTGTTCCACTTCTAATAGTCCGTTTAAAAGCCCTTCTGATAACTCTTCAAAAAGTCCGTCGGAGTGGGTGGACCCAATGATTGGTACAGCTCATTCACGGTGGTTCTTTTTCACACCAGCTGCTATACCGTTTGGTATGGCTAAACCCGCACCATCAACCGATGGACATTTAGGAAATGCGGACGGCTGGCAAGCAGTTGGTTATGACTACAGGCATACATCCATAGAGGGATTTGCAAATTTCCACGAGTTTCAAGTGGGTGGGGTTGTTCTTATGCCTACTGTAGGTGAATTAAAGACAGTTCCCGGTGATCTGGATAATGTGGAAAGCGGATATCGTTCTAACTTCAATAAAGAGGATGAGATTGCAACACCCGGCTATTATTCAGTTTTACTGAAGGATTATGGTGTTAAAGCAGAGCTTACATCAACAGAACGAGTTGCGTTTCACAGATATACATTCCCTGAATCAGAACAGTCAAATATCATTTTTGATATTGGCAATCAGCAGGGTGAAAGTGGTCCCGTAAAAGATGCACAGGTAACATATACTGAAGATGGGCGAATAGAAGGTTTTGTTACTACATTTCCTGCTTACATAAAAAAATATCAGGAAGATGCCGATCTGACAATGTATTTCAGTGCTGTTCCGGACGTGAAGCCTGATGCATGGGGAACTTTCATAAAAGGTGATGTTAAACCGGGTTCACGTAACGAAGAGGGCATTGGAGCCGGTCTCTATTTAATATATAAAACAGAGGAGGGTAGTAGTATCAATATTAAAGTAGGCCTCTCCTATACATCGGTAGAGAATGCACGACTTAACCTTGAAAGTGAAGCTAAAGAGATCTCTTTTGATAAAGCAAGGGAGAATGCTGTATCAATGTGGAACGGCTATTTAGGGAGAATTAAAGTAGAAGGCGGAACAGATGAAGATATCACTAAATTTTACACGGGACTTTATCATGCACTGCTTGGCAGGGGTGTAGCGAGTGATATAAATGGAGCTTATCCGAAAAATGATGGTGGAGTAGGACAGATTCCTCTTGATGACCATGGAGTACCTCTGTTTAAGCACTACAATACAGATGCTATTTGGGGAGCATTTTGGAATTTAACACAGTTATGGAGTCTGGCTTATCCGGAATATTATGCCGACTGGATACAGAGTCAACTGCTTGTATATAAAGATGCCGGTTGGCTGGGTGATGGAATTGCTAACAGCAGGTATGTTTCGGGTGTTGGAACAAATTTTGTGAGTCTTGCCATTGCAGCTGCGTATAACGTAGGGATAAGGAATTTTGATGTTGAAACAGGATATGAGGCAGCTTTAAAAAATGAAATATCCGGTGATAACAGGCCGGAAGGAGCAGGTAAATTGGATGTTGGACTTTTTGTTAAGTATGGCTATTCTCCCTATAGCAAGAATTATCATATGCAAAGTACACCCCAGGGATCGGGATTCTCTGCTTCGCACACTATGGAGTATGCTTTTAGTAGTTTTGCGGTTGCGCAATTTGCTAAGCACTTGGGTAAGACTGATGATTACAATAAGTTAATGGAATTATCTAACGGCTGGAAACATCTTTTTGATTCTGAAACAAAACTTATTCGTCCAAAGGATGAAGATGGCAAGTTTTTAGAGGATTTTGATTCTCTTGCTCCCTGGATTGGTTTTCAGGAAGGGAATGCAGTTCAGTATACCTATTATGTACCTCATCAAATTGATGAATTAATTTCACTTGTGGGTGTGGATGAGTTTAATGAGAGACTTGATCAATCATTTGAGATTTCCAGCGAGAATATATTTGGCGGTGGTGAAACGATTGATGCTTTCGCGGGACTGCATACTATGTATAATCATGGGAATCAGCCTAACCTGCATATTTCGTGGTTGTTTAATTTTTCAGAAAAGCCATGGCTGTCTCAAAAATGGGTAAGAGCAATTTGTGATGAGTTTTATGGCACTGAAGGTATTCACGGTTATGGATTTGGTCAGGACGAAGACCAGGGTCAGCTGGGTGCATGGTATGTAATGGCAGCACTGGGTCTGTTTGATGTGAAGGGGTTAACAGAAATTGATCCTTCATTCCAGATTGGCAGCCCGTTGTTTGATAAAATTACAATTGAGCTTAACAAAGATTACTATAAGGGCGATTCGTTTGTGATTGAGACTCAGAATAATAGTAAAGATAATATCTATATTGAGTCAATAAACCTTAACGGAGAAGAATATAATAGTGTGCATTTAGATTACGCTAAGGTTGTTAATGGGGGTAAAATGATAATTACATTGAGTAATAAGCCAAATTATAATATTACAGAATGAATGGTGAGAGATACACAATTATATTTAAAAGCATATAATAGCGATAATTTATTTCATTTTATATCACTTAATGCTTCGTTAAAACTTAATTTATAATACTGACAGTCAATAATTTATGTTAGATCTTCGGAAAGCGTCATAATCTATTGATATTCAGCAAAATATAACAACTATTTTAAAAAAATTACCGAAGTATTGATAACTGGTGTCCGTTAAAAAATATTTGCTACAAAGAAGGGGAACCCCTTTCGGTAATTCCCCCAGAAGGTTTACCTTTACAGTTACAACACAAAAAAGGATAACCAACATGGGCAAAGGTACAAATTTTAGCGGACAGCAGCTTGAGCAAACAGGATATGAAGCGTCTTTACATCATGGATTCAACCACGATAACGTTGTTCAAGAATATACTAAAAGGGGTAGGACGAATTGAAATATTTTCTGGGAGACAATGAAAATGTCATTATCATACAGATCTGGTCCGTTATGCTAGTCAACTTGCTACTGATGATACTCAAAAGCCAGGTTAAGCGGAAATGGGCATTTTCAAACATGGTTTCTGTCATCAGGCAGCACTTGATGAGCTACATCGATGCCAGAAGTTTCTTTGAGAATCCTGAAAAAGCCTGGCAGGAGCTTATTGAAGAGCAAAAGGCTCGTCAAACTGGTATAACAGATCAATATTCGCTCTTTCCTCAATGAGAGGGGGGCTTACTTTTAGAAACTCACAAAAAACAGGGCGCAAAGCCCCTGAAATAGCGACAAAAAATTAAAAACCCGGTTTTACCGGACAACAATTAATCTTTATATATTTCTCACTAGATGGTTTACAATTAACATGCCAATAATTAATTGTGTCAACTTTAAATGTCAACAATATAATTTTACAATAAAACACGACAATAAGTCTTATATTTTTATTTTCATGACACTGAAATATTGTCATAACAACTGGCATTAAAATAAATTGTCATGTATTTATTGTTTTTGTCAACCAAATCTATTTTCTTTGTATTGAAATTACAATCAAACAACAATGGAAATAAAAGCAGTTTTTGCAGAACGTTTTAAATCGGCGCGTTTAATGAATGGATTTTCATTGCAGGATTTGGCTGATGCATTAGACAATATATTAACGCGTCAAGCATTGCATCGATACGAGAAAGGGGAAGTTATTCCTGACGCAGAAAAAATTAGTAAGATAAGTAAAATCTTGAACGTGACTCCTGATTTTTTTTTTAGAACTACCAAAATAGAACTCAACGATATAGAATTCAGAAAATTGGATAAACTGCCCAAAAAGGAGGCAGATATGATTCAAGAAAAAACGAAAGAGTATCTCAATCGTTATTTAGAATTAGAAGAAATCATTGGCTTAGAAAATAAATTTGCACATCCACTGAAAAATTATCCGGAGATTACATCTTATGAGCAGGTAAACAGAGCTGCAGAAATCATCAGGGAGAAATGGTCCTTAGGTAAGGGGCCTATTTATAATATCGTTGAACTACTGGAAGAAAAAAATATCAAGATCGTCAAACTGGATGTTTCTATAAATTTTGATGGGTTACAAGCCTTTGCTAATGGCAACATTCCTGTAATTGCCTATAATGTCAGATTAGCAAACAAACCTGACAGAATTCGTTTTACTCTTCTCCATGAACTTGCTCATATGTTATTAAAGTTTGGAGAGATTACGTATAAACAAAAGGAGACTTTATGTCATCAGTTTTCGGGAGCGATGTTGCTACCGGAAGAGACTATTAAAGCAGAACTCGGTGCACATCGCAACAAGCTCTCCTATTTGGAACTGGCCAATATCAAAAAGCAATATGGCATATCTATGCAAGCAATTGTAATGCGTGCTAACGAATGTAAAATAATTAACGACAGTTATACTAGGCAGTTTTTCTTCTTAATTAATCAAATGAATTGGAAGATTGATGAACCAGTAGAATATCAAGGAATAGAAGAAAGCAATCGATTTGAGCAGCTTCTGTTCAGAGCATTAATAGAAGATCAAATATCTATGTCTAAAGCGGCCTCTTTATCTAATCTCACTCTCAGCGAATTTAAAAGAGAATATCAACCAGTGTTTTGATTATTCTCACTACCCCTCACAACAACACCACCCCAAACTTCTCTCTCAGTGTGTGCATAGCTTTAGAAACGAGCTTGCGACTTCAATGTACTGAAATTTTTAGCAGTTTGGTAATCTCATTGTTGTCGGAATCATGTATTTAGCGCAGATAGATGGCTTCGCGCTGCCTGTAGTTGAGTGTGCTTAAAATGTTATTGCCCCGCTTGGCAATAAGGCACATTTTTAATGATTGATTGTTTGTTTAGTAAAAACTTTTAACCGCCGCAGAAAATTACTTGCGGCGGTTTTGTTTTGTTAGTTATTTAAATGTCATTTTCTCTTATTCACAATAAAGTTTCAGAAAAAAAGTTTATTGGTGATTATATCTTCACAAAAACCCTCATTCTATACATCAAATTGAGTATTAGAAACAGAATCGTGAAATTGGCAAAGGTTAAGATTGCGCCGTAATAATCGCCAACATATTTTTCTAATCCCCACAACAACGAGTTGGCAATGCTTCTGAAGTTGACAACCATCCCCAGGGTATAGGCAATGATTGAGTTCATGCCATAAATTTTAAGCCAGTTGAGACCTTTAGACCAATCCTTGTAGTCGACAAGATAATAAAACAGCCCCATCAGCAGGAAACACAAGCCACCCGACCATAAGGTCATGCTTGCCGTCCAAATCTGTTTGATGATGGGTGTTTGGAAGCTAAGCAGCCATCCTGATAACAACAGAGCAGCGCCTACTGCAAGAAGCAATTTACTGTTGTTGAGCTTATCTTTACCACTCTTCATTATTTGTCCCGCAAACACCCCCATCATGGTTGTTACACCAAATACCAGACTGGTTAACACCCATGTGTATCTATAACGGTTTGAGAAATGCCACAAGCCATCTTCGGTATAATAAACACCATCCCTTACTCTTCCCAAAACAGCACGATCTACCTTCTCTGCAAAATTGCCATCAGGTGTGAAGTCACCCAAAAACGTAAGCAGCCCCCAATAAGTTATCAGCAGCAAAAGTGTGATAATAATTTGCCAACGTTTTGAAAGATGCAAAATCAGCATAGCCGCAATAAGATAACCCACTGCAATTGCCTGCAATGTATTGGTGTAGATACGAATCTCCTTTAAATCGAGACTGAGAAGATTTCCCTGCACAACCATACCCAGTATGAAAAGGATAACGAAACGGCGTGCTATCTTCTTGTAAATAGCCGATTTATCATTGCTGTGGATATATTTATCAAAAGAAAAAGGCATTGCAGCACCCACCATAAAGAGAAATAGCGGCATTACCAGGTCCCACGTTGCAAACCCCTCCCAACTAACATGATTAAATTGATTGAGCAGAAAGGAGAAAAGCGGAATATCGCTCCAATGTTTTGCAAAAGCCACAAATACCGGCTGAAAGAAAACCAGCATAAACAGATCGAAACCCCTTAAAATGTCGAGAGAAGCAAGTCGCTCCTTATGTAACGGAGTGGTAATAAACGAGTTCATGAAGAAAAGTATTATGTAATAAAATTATAAGTTAATAAAGACTTGTGAGATATTCCAAAGTTAGGGGAAATTTTCCTCTAATTTCCCCTAACTTCCCTTAATCTGTATTCGAAATTATCTGTTCTTATATAACCAATTTGTCTTTGGTTAATATTTATCTCTTGCATAAGACCTAACGAAACAAGATGTTGCAGATCTTTTCGGGTAGTTTTACTTGACACGTTGAATATGGTTGTGAGCTCTTTGGCAGTAAAAATAGTTTTTGGTTTCTCTGTAAGCGTTTTTAGGATCTGCGCCTGACGTTCGTTTATTACTGAGATTTCTTTGAAATAGAGCAAGTCGTTTTGTTCGCTAATTTTTCTCTGTAGGTATATTTTCAGCTCATCAAAAGCTTTTTGCATTGTCTCTAAATTATACTGTATAAAATATGAGAGGTCGTTTTCGTCATTTTCGGTATAAA
Protein-coding sequences here:
- a CDS encoding glycoside hydrolase domain-containing protein; this encodes MASPLYEKITIDLGERYERGKEFVIDARGVSRVNNYIQSATLNDTSLETFWLLASELLKGGELILEMGPERNTDWGIGVYER
- a CDS encoding GH92 family glycosyl hydrolase encodes the protein MRAISILTLSILIILTSCSTSNSPFKSPSDNSSKSPSEWVDPMIGTAHSRWFFFTPAAIPFGMAKPAPSTDGHLGNADGWQAVGYDYRHTSIEGFANFHEFQVGGVVLMPTVGELKTVPGDLDNVESGYRSNFNKEDEIATPGYYSVLLKDYGVKAELTSTERVAFHRYTFPESEQSNIIFDIGNQQGESGPVKDAQVTYTEDGRIEGFVTTFPAYIKKYQEDADLTMYFSAVPDVKPDAWGTFIKGDVKPGSRNEEGIGAGLYLIYKTEEGSSINIKVGLSYTSVENARLNLESEAKEISFDKARENAVSMWNGYLGRIKVEGGTDEDITKFYTGLYHALLGRGVASDINGAYPKNDGGVGQIPLDDHGVPLFKHYNTDAIWGAFWNLTQLWSLAYPEYYADWIQSQLLVYKDAGWLGDGIANSRYVSGVGTNFVSLAIAAAYNVGIRNFDVETGYEAALKNEISGDNRPEGAGKLDVGLFVKYGYSPYSKNYHMQSTPQGSGFSASHTMEYAFSSFAVAQFAKHLGKTDDYNKLMELSNGWKHLFDSETKLIRPKDEDGKFLEDFDSLAPWIGFQEGNAVQYTYYVPHQIDELISLVGVDEFNERLDQSFEISSENIFGGGETIDAFAGLHTMYNHGNQPNLHISWLFNFSEKPWLSQKWVRAICDEFYGTEGIHGYGFGQDEDQGQLGAWYVMAALGLFDVKGLTEIDPSFQIGSPLFDKITIELNKDYYKGDSFVIETQNNSKDNIYIESINLNGEEYNSVHLDYAKVVNGGKMIITLSNKPNYNITE
- a CDS encoding helix-turn-helix domain-containing protein produces the protein MEIKAVFAERFKSARLMNGFSLQDLADALDNILTRQALHRYEKGEVIPDAEKISKISKILNVTPDFFFRTTKIELNDIEFRKLDKLPKKEADMIQEKTKEYLNRYLELEEIIGLENKFAHPLKNYPEITSYEQVNRAAEIIREKWSLGKGPIYNIVELLEEKNIKIVKLDVSINFDGLQAFANGNIPVIAYNVRLANKPDRIRFTLLHELAHMLLKFGEITYKQKETLCHQFSGAMLLPEETIKAELGAHRNKLSYLELANIKKQYGISMQAIVMRANECKIINDSYTRQFFFLINQMNWKIDEPVEYQGIEESNRFEQLLFRALIEDQISMSKAASLSNLTLSEFKREYQPVF
- a CDS encoding acyltransferase family protein, coding for MNSFITTPLHKERLASLDILRGFDLFMLVFFQPVFVAFAKHWSDIPLFSFLLNQFNHVSWEGFATWDLVMPLFLFMVGAAMPFSFDKYIHSNDKSAIYKKIARRFVILFILGMVVQGNLLSLDLKEIRIYTNTLQAIAVGYLIAAMLILHLSKRWQIIITLLLLITYWGLLTFLGDFTPDGNFAEKVDRAVLGRVRDGVYYTEDGLWHFSNRYRYTWVLTSLVFGVTTMMGVFAGQIMKSGKDKLNNSKLLLAVGAALLLSGWLLSFQTPIIKQIWTASMTLWSGGLCFLLMGLFYYLVDYKDWSKGLNWLKIYGMNSIIAYTLGMVVNFRSIANSLLWGLEKYVGDYYGAILTFANFTILFLILNLMYRMRVFVKI